A single Cryomorphaceae bacterium DNA region contains:
- a CDS encoding phosphatidylserine decarboxylase family protein, which produces MIHREGYGIILGALLGVVVLSWGLNSLHDIYLLKIGTTLVLWVVFFLILQFFRNPSRRIDGHSSNEVVAPADGKVVVIEETEEGEYLKDRRIQLSIFMSPLNVHVNRNPIGGEVKYAKYHKGKYLVAWHPKSSTENERTTVVVENEHGPVLFRQIAGAVARRIRFYVKDGDQVQQGHEMGFIKFGSRVDVFLPLNAEILVEKDQKTRGGETVLARIPEGNS; this is translated from the coding sequence GAGAAGGATACGGAATTATACTTGGAGCTCTCTTGGGAGTTGTTGTTCTTTCGTGGGGACTCAACAGTCTGCATGATATTTACCTTTTAAAGATTGGGACCACCCTGGTCTTATGGGTGGTGTTTTTCTTAATCCTTCAGTTCTTCCGGAATCCAAGTCGCCGAATAGACGGCCATTCCTCCAATGAAGTGGTGGCTCCGGCCGATGGAAAAGTGGTGGTTATAGAAGAAACCGAAGAAGGAGAGTACCTGAAGGATCGCCGCATTCAGTTGAGCATTTTCATGTCTCCTTTGAACGTACACGTCAATCGAAATCCCATTGGAGGTGAGGTGAAGTATGCGAAATACCACAAGGGTAAATACTTAGTGGCTTGGCATCCAAAATCGTCAACGGAAAACGAGCGCACCACAGTAGTTGTGGAAAATGAGCACGGTCCCGTGCTTTTCCGGCAAATTGCTGGAGCAGTGGCACGTCGTATTCGATTTTATGTAAAGGACGGTGATCAAGTCCAACAAGGACACGAAATGGGGTTCATCAAATTTGGCTCACGGGTCGATGTGTTCCTTCCGCTCAATGCCGAAATCTTGGTTGAAAAGGACCAAAAAACAAGAGGCGGTGAAACGGTACTCGCTCGTATTCCAGAGGGCAATTCCTAG
- the hutH gene encoding histidine ammonia-lyase, protein MFAISPKPLTLNQIYEIWNERAPISLSQESIDLIVKCRSFLDDKIKRTEQPIYGINTGFGSLCKVSISEENIETLQDNLVRSHACGTGDLVDEDIVRLMLLLKIHALSLGHSGVQLMTVQRLVDMYNEGVIPVIFEQGSLGASGDLAPLAHLALPLLGEGEVWFEGKRTSTSTVFQTKDWKPIPLSSKEGLALLNGTQFMSAHGVYALFAAHRLSYWADLCGALSLDAFDGRPEPFHELIQLVRPHRGQIETAERMRDFLEGSELIERPKAHVQDPYSFRCIPQVHGASKDTIHFVKKTVLTEVNSVTDNPTIFIEEDEVISAGNFHGQPIALALDYLAIALAELGNISERRTYQLVSGLRDLPEFLVAHPGLNSGFMIPQYTAASIVSQNKQLCTPASIDSIVSSNGQEDHVSMGANGATKLIRVVHNLERILAIEWMNAAQAIEFRRPARSSELLETLVGEYRKTVPFVEDDRFLGEDIQKTLNFLGSTAIEPELLF, encoded by the coding sequence ATGTTTGCCATTAGCCCAAAACCGCTTACGCTCAACCAGATCTACGAGATCTGGAATGAACGTGCGCCCATCTCTTTATCTCAAGAGTCCATTGACCTCATTGTCAAATGTCGGTCGTTCTTGGACGACAAAATAAAGCGCACAGAGCAACCTATATACGGCATCAATACGGGTTTTGGAAGCCTCTGCAAAGTGTCCATTTCTGAGGAAAACATTGAGACGCTTCAAGATAACCTTGTGCGTTCGCACGCCTGTGGCACAGGTGACCTCGTAGACGAGGATATTGTTCGCCTCATGTTGTTGCTCAAGATCCACGCACTGAGCCTGGGTCATAGCGGGGTTCAGTTAATGACAGTCCAGCGCTTGGTAGACATGTATAATGAAGGCGTCATTCCCGTCATCTTTGAACAGGGCTCACTTGGTGCCAGCGGAGACTTGGCACCATTAGCTCATCTGGCTCTACCACTTTTAGGCGAAGGCGAAGTTTGGTTTGAAGGAAAACGAACCTCTACCTCAACCGTATTCCAGACGAAAGACTGGAAGCCTATTCCGCTCAGCTCTAAAGAAGGGCTGGCCTTGCTAAATGGGACTCAATTTATGAGTGCACATGGGGTATATGCCCTGTTTGCCGCGCACAGACTGAGCTACTGGGCCGATCTCTGTGGAGCTTTGAGTCTGGACGCCTTCGACGGCAGACCGGAGCCTTTTCATGAATTGATTCAACTTGTTCGGCCTCATCGGGGTCAAATCGAGACTGCAGAGCGGATGCGGGACTTTCTGGAAGGAAGCGAACTTATTGAGCGTCCAAAAGCCCATGTTCAAGACCCTTACTCGTTTCGATGCATCCCTCAAGTGCACGGTGCCAGCAAAGACACCATTCACTTTGTGAAGAAAACAGTGCTGACTGAAGTCAATTCTGTAACGGATAACCCTACTATTTTCATCGAAGAGGATGAAGTCATATCGGCAGGAAACTTCCACGGACAACCCATTGCCCTAGCCCTGGATTACTTGGCCATAGCCCTGGCCGAACTTGGCAATATTTCAGAGCGTCGCACCTACCAGTTGGTCAGCGGCCTGAGAGACCTGCCTGAGTTCCTAGTTGCACACCCAGGATTGAACAGTGGATTTATGATTCCTCAGTATACGGCCGCGAGCATTGTGAGCCAAAACAAGCAACTCTGCACGCCAGCTTCAATAGATTCTATTGTTTCCAGTAACGGTCAAGAAGACCATGTAAGCATGGGTGCCAACGGTGCCACGAAACTGATTAGAGTCGTGCATAACCTCGAGCGTATCTTGGCAATAGAGTGGATGAATGCCGCACAGGCCATTGAATTCAGACGTCCTGCTCGATCAAGCGAATTGTTGGAAACCCTGGTTGGAGAATACCGCAAGACGGTTCCTTTTGTAGAGGACGATCGCTTTTTAGGCGAGGATATTCAAAAGACACTAAATTTTCTCGGCAGCACAGCTATTGAGCCTGAACTCCTCTTCTAG
- a CDS encoding lysoplasmalogenase gives MKREHIRPILYFVVLALVIVGAETSTSWLVYVFKPLLIPILWNYLREHADENAQVFRGLQAALFFSWLGDVTLMFGADFFLLGLGCFFLAQLSYTVIFARQGSPGLTPLQRGLIALPFLGYLAFFLRLVLSNLHAQPDGAAMRAPVIFYGIMITAMGIAALWRTVKPKQAYTWISIGALFFIASDSLLAYDKFVDTLPAGGLGVLLTYGIAQFGIVYGSKFYLKH, from the coding sequence ATGAAGCGTGAGCATATTCGCCCCATCCTCTATTTTGTGGTTCTTGCCCTTGTAATAGTGGGCGCTGAGACGAGCACTTCCTGGCTTGTCTACGTCTTTAAGCCCTTGCTCATCCCCATCCTCTGGAATTATTTACGAGAACACGCGGACGAAAACGCACAAGTCTTTAGAGGCTTACAAGCCGCATTGTTTTTTAGCTGGCTAGGAGATGTCACATTGATGTTCGGTGCCGATTTCTTTCTTCTTGGCCTCGGGTGCTTTTTTCTTGCTCAACTAAGCTATACTGTCATATTTGCTCGCCAGGGAAGCCCTGGCCTTACTCCTCTTCAGCGCGGGCTAATTGCCTTACCTTTTCTAGGGTACCTCGCCTTCTTTCTGCGCCTAGTCCTTTCCAATCTGCACGCACAACCTGATGGGGCAGCGATGAGAGCTCCTGTGATCTTTTACGGTATCATGATCACGGCCATGGGGATTGCAGCACTTTGGAGGACCGTCAAACCAAAACAGGCCTATACATGGATTTCTATTGGGGCACTCTTTTTCATAGCATCCGATAGCCTATTGGCATATGACAAGTTTGTGGACACATTACCAGCGGGCGGCCTGGGTGTTCTATTGACCTACGGAATTGCCCAATTTGGAATCGTCTACGGAAGTAAATTCTACCTGAAGCATTAA
- a CDS encoding transcriptional repressor: MKEAKKLLQDYKLRVTPVRKELLDVLRSRNEAMPQPELVKVMEGFDRVTIYRTLAAFEEKGLVHRIVNEQGVGNYALCSDACGPDHHHDAHVHLECANCGKMYCLDDVEVPEIKIPARYKAHGLKIVTQGVCPSCQ; the protein is encoded by the coding sequence GTGAAAGAGGCGAAAAAACTACTTCAAGACTACAAGCTCCGCGTGACCCCGGTCCGCAAAGAACTATTAGACGTACTTCGATCTCGAAACGAAGCGATGCCTCAACCGGAGTTGGTAAAGGTTATGGAGGGTTTTGATCGGGTGACGATCTACAGGACCTTAGCTGCCTTCGAAGAAAAGGGTCTGGTGCACCGAATAGTTAATGAACAAGGTGTTGGGAACTACGCGCTCTGTAGTGATGCTTGCGGACCAGATCATCATCACGATGCGCACGTTCACTTAGAGTGCGCCAATTGCGGAAAAATGTACTGCCTGGACGATGTAGAAGTTCCAGAAATAAAAATACCCGCGCGCTATAAAGCGCACGGGTTAAAAATTGTCACCCAGGGCGTTTGCCCTTCGTGTCAATAA